From the Scophthalmus maximus strain ysfricsl-2021 chromosome 11, ASM2237912v1, whole genome shotgun sequence genome, one window contains:
- the pipox gene encoding peroxisomal sarcosine oxidase isoform X1 translates to MSTTGEYDCVVIGAGVQGSFAAYQLAKSNQRTILLEQFVLPHTRGSSHGQTRIIRKAYEQDFYAHMMEECYELWAQLEREAGVKLYRQTGLLVMGPENSQKYQQFKSTLQRNKVPMVTLTRDNFSQHIPHVNLAEGDGAVVDITAGILYADRALKTVQGQFQKLGGIIRDKEKVTDIEPGPVVTVSTTAGVYRAKSVVITAGPWANRLLAHTGLQLPLEVVRINVCYWKEKVPGSYDVKQRFPSFILTEGEESKDDIYGLPSNEYPGLMKICHHMGSETDPDQRDKQTDRSDIDILQRYVARCFPGLLPEPAVVESCMYTLTPDRHFVLDCHPTYGNIVIGAGFSGHGFKFGPIVGKILCELSLGEVPSYDLSPFRIRRFQAKTKSAL, encoded by the exons ATGTCGACGACGGGCGAGTACGACTGCGTAGTGATCGGGGCCGGCGTCCAGGGCTCGTTCGCGGCCTATCAGCTGGCCAAGAGCAACCAGAGGACCATTCTGCTGGAGCAG TTCGTCCTGCCCCACACCCGGGGGAGCTCCCATGGCCAGACCCGCATCATCCGCAAGGCCTACGAGCAGGACTTCTACGCCCACATGATGGAGGAGTGCTACGAGCTGTGGGCTcagctggagagggaggcaggCGTCAAGCTGTACAG ACAAACAGGACTCCTCGTGATGGGACCAGAGAACAGTCAGAAATACCAGCAGTTTAAGAGCACCCTACAGAGGAACAAGGTTCCTATGGTGACCCTGACCCGTGACAACTTCAGCCAGCACATCCCCCATGTCAACCTGGCTGAGGGAGATGGAGCAGTGGTGGACATAACCGCTGGAATTCTCTACGCCGACCGTGCACTCAAGACTGTACAG GGGCAGTTCCAGAAGTTGGGTGGGATCataagagacaaagagaaggtgACCGACATCGAGCCCGGCCCTGTTGTGACAGTGTCAACCACTGCTGGTGTTTATCGCGCCAAGAGTGTGGTGATCACCGCTGGACCCTGGGCTAATAGACTGCTAGCCCACACTGGCTTACAGCTGCCTCTGGAG GTGGTGAGGATCAACGTGTGCTACTGGAAGGAGAAGGTTCCTGGATCATACGACGTGAAGCAGCGTTTTCCCTCCTTCATACTTACCGAGGGTGAGGAGTCTAAAGATGACATCTACGGCCTCCCCTCCAACGAGTACCCAGGCCTGATGAAG ATATGCCACCACATGGGCAGCGAGACGGACCCGGACCAGAgggacaagcagacagacaggtctgaCATCGACATCCTCCAGCGCTACGTCGCCCGCTGTTTTCCCGGCCTGCTCCCTGAACCCGCAGTCGTGGAGAGCTGCATGTATACG CTGACGCCTGACCGTCATTTTGTGCTGGACTGCCACCCCACCTACGGTAACATTGTGATTGGAGCTGGATTCTCAG GTCACGGCTTCAAGTTTGGACCAATCGTGGGCAAGATTCTGTGTGAACTCAGCCTGGGAGAAGTGCCCTCCTATGACCTTTCACCCTTCCGAATCAGACGCTTCCAGGCAAAGACCAAGTCGGCTTTATAG
- the pipox gene encoding peroxisomal sarcosine oxidase isoform X2, protein MMEECYELWAQLEREAGVKLYRQTGLLVMGPENSQKYQQFKSTLQRNKVPMVTLTRDNFSQHIPHVNLAEGDGAVVDITAGILYADRALKTVQGQFQKLGGIIRDKEKVTDIEPGPVVTVSTTAGVYRAKSVVITAGPWANRLLAHTGLQLPLEVVRINVCYWKEKVPGSYDVKQRFPSFILTEGEESKDDIYGLPSNEYPGLMKICHHMGSETDPDQRDKQTDRSDIDILQRYVARCFPGLLPEPAVVESCMYTLTPDRHFVLDCHPTYGNIVIGAGFSGHGFKFGPIVGKILCELSLGEVPSYDLSPFRIRRFQAKTKSAL, encoded by the exons ATGATGGAGGAGTGCTACGAGCTGTGGGCTcagctggagagggaggcaggCGTCAAGCTGTACAG ACAAACAGGACTCCTCGTGATGGGACCAGAGAACAGTCAGAAATACCAGCAGTTTAAGAGCACCCTACAGAGGAACAAGGTTCCTATGGTGACCCTGACCCGTGACAACTTCAGCCAGCACATCCCCCATGTCAACCTGGCTGAGGGAGATGGAGCAGTGGTGGACATAACCGCTGGAATTCTCTACGCCGACCGTGCACTCAAGACTGTACAG GGGCAGTTCCAGAAGTTGGGTGGGATCataagagacaaagagaaggtgACCGACATCGAGCCCGGCCCTGTTGTGACAGTGTCAACCACTGCTGGTGTTTATCGCGCCAAGAGTGTGGTGATCACCGCTGGACCCTGGGCTAATAGACTGCTAGCCCACACTGGCTTACAGCTGCCTCTGGAG GTGGTGAGGATCAACGTGTGCTACTGGAAGGAGAAGGTTCCTGGATCATACGACGTGAAGCAGCGTTTTCCCTCCTTCATACTTACCGAGGGTGAGGAGTCTAAAGATGACATCTACGGCCTCCCCTCCAACGAGTACCCAGGCCTGATGAAG ATATGCCACCACATGGGCAGCGAGACGGACCCGGACCAGAgggacaagcagacagacaggtctgaCATCGACATCCTCCAGCGCTACGTCGCCCGCTGTTTTCCCGGCCTGCTCCCTGAACCCGCAGTCGTGGAGAGCTGCATGTATACG CTGACGCCTGACCGTCATTTTGTGCTGGACTGCCACCCCACCTACGGTAACATTGTGATTGGAGCTGGATTCTCAG GTCACGGCTTCAAGTTTGGACCAATCGTGGGCAAGATTCTGTGTGAACTCAGCCTGGGAGAAGTGCCCTCCTATGACCTTTCACCCTTCCGAATCAGACGCTTCCAGGCAAAGACCAAGTCGGCTTTATAG